The proteins below are encoded in one region of Amycolatopsis magusensis:
- a CDS encoding helix-turn-helix transcriptional regulator, producing the protein MQIARDEQLAALKARLADAESGTGTVTVLSGGVACGKTTLLSRFAGLAEDAGARVLRAGCARAEQGLPFGALAQLLPAAALADEQILKALDHDPDSVVAENDLLRVSRAVGSALFALAADQPLVLLLDDAQYCDAPSMACLLYLVRRLGGRRVALVLTEGAGPLSLGPAVRAELSRQPHFQALSVDPLTTGNDLALTGGNPQLVRGLAEGRFGEALLGCLHRAAPSTVEVLSGIAVLGSAADVAELLGREVDADLLALRASGLLDATDHAHPDVAAAALGTLSPAAAADLHERAAVLTHTAGAAPEVVAGHLLRAPHLRPDWAAAVLTDAADAALRDQRPADAVRYLELARDTTTDPAHRLDLASLLARVTWRLDPGQSTRHLEPLVSAARDGRLTGRDSTDLVGYLLWQGKHEEALATIRGLAGDAQQLAQAELWLSTTYPGLKRRIRFDQLLPGGQPAGTSPRPTVLGAEHLLQRSQFGERDQIAPQEEFGALLTLVYAGRLDAAAHWGRLHHLRLRTTSRTGQALLAAVRAEIAMRQGELTVAHREASEALRVLSERGWGVGIGFPLANLLLALIGMGRMDEAAEIAERPVPQAMFDTRFGLHYVHARGHYSLAIGRHQAALADFLFCGELMHQWGLDQPSVVPWRSSAAQAWLELGNRGQARKLLDAQLALAGQDHPRVRGISLRVLAAASDPGQRPQLVAEAVKLLESCGDRLERTKALQLLTGDRRQPAPRTPRPKPARPASEVARGLDKLSESESRVAALAVCGCSNREIAGKLYITVSTVEQHLTRTYRKLGIKRRCDLPIELQTLAIPSSQGVQSA; encoded by the coding sequence ATGCAGATCGCACGGGACGAGCAGCTCGCGGCGCTGAAGGCGCGGCTGGCGGACGCGGAGTCGGGCACGGGCACGGTCACGGTGCTGAGCGGCGGTGTCGCGTGCGGGAAGACCACGCTGCTGTCCCGGTTCGCCGGACTCGCCGAGGACGCCGGGGCCCGCGTCCTGCGGGCCGGGTGCGCCCGTGCGGAACAGGGCCTGCCCTTCGGCGCGCTGGCCCAGTTGCTGCCCGCCGCCGCACTCGCCGACGAGCAGATCCTCAAGGCGCTGGACCACGACCCGGACAGCGTGGTCGCCGAAAACGACCTGCTGCGGGTGTCACGCGCGGTCGGGAGCGCCCTGTTCGCACTGGCGGCCGACCAGCCGCTGGTGCTCCTGCTCGACGACGCCCAGTACTGCGACGCCCCGTCCATGGCGTGCCTGCTCTACCTGGTGCGGCGGCTCGGCGGCCGTCGCGTGGCGCTGGTGCTCACCGAGGGCGCCGGTCCGCTGTCCCTCGGCCCGGCGGTGCGTGCGGAACTCTCGCGCCAGCCGCACTTCCAGGCGCTGTCGGTGGATCCGCTGACCACCGGCAACGATCTGGCCCTGACCGGCGGGAACCCGCAGTTGGTTCGTGGACTGGCCGAAGGCCGGTTCGGCGAGGCGCTGCTCGGCTGCCTGCACCGGGCCGCGCCGTCGACGGTCGAGGTGCTGAGCGGGATCGCCGTACTCGGTTCGGCGGCCGACGTGGCCGAACTGCTCGGCCGCGAAGTCGACGCCGACCTGCTGGCCCTGCGCGCGAGCGGACTGCTCGACGCCACGGACCACGCCCACCCGGACGTCGCGGCGGCGGCACTCGGCACGCTCTCCCCGGCGGCCGCGGCCGATCTGCACGAGCGCGCGGCCGTGCTGACCCACACCGCGGGCGCGGCTCCCGAGGTGGTGGCCGGGCACCTCCTGCGCGCCCCGCACCTGCGTCCCGACTGGGCGGCGGCCGTGCTGACCGACGCCGCCGACGCCGCGTTGCGCGACCAGCGGCCCGCCGACGCCGTGCGCTACCTGGAACTCGCCCGTGACACCACCACCGATCCGGCGCACCGGCTGGACCTGGCCTCGCTGCTGGCGCGGGTCACCTGGCGGCTCGACCCCGGGCAGTCCACCCGCCACCTCGAACCGCTGGTGAGCGCCGCCCGCGACGGCAGGCTGACCGGCCGCGACAGCACCGACCTGGTCGGCTACCTGCTCTGGCAGGGCAAGCACGAGGAGGCGCTGGCCACCATCCGCGGGCTCGCCGGTGACGCGCAGCAGCTCGCGCAGGCCGAACTCTGGCTCTCCACCACCTACCCCGGGCTCAAGCGGCGCATCCGGTTCGACCAGCTCCTCCCGGGCGGGCAGCCGGCCGGCACCAGCCCGCGGCCGACCGTGCTCGGGGCCGAGCACCTGCTGCAGCGCTCGCAGTTCGGCGAACGCGACCAGATCGCCCCGCAGGAGGAGTTCGGCGCGCTGCTCACTCTGGTCTACGCGGGCAGGCTGGACGCCGCCGCGCACTGGGGACGGCTGCACCACCTGCGGTTGCGGACCACCAGCCGCACCGGGCAGGCCCTGCTCGCCGCCGTCCGCGCGGAAATCGCCATGCGCCAAGGGGAACTGACCGTGGCGCACCGCGAGGCGAGCGAGGCGCTGCGGGTGCTGTCCGAGCGCGGCTGGGGGGTCGGCATCGGTTTCCCGCTGGCGAACCTGCTGCTGGCGCTGATCGGCATGGGCCGGATGGACGAGGCCGCCGAGATCGCCGAGCGCCCGGTGCCGCAGGCCATGTTCGACACCCGCTTCGGCCTGCACTACGTCCACGCCCGCGGGCACTACAGCCTGGCGATCGGGCGGCACCAGGCCGCGCTCGCCGACTTCCTGTTCTGCGGCGAGCTGATGCACCAGTGGGGCCTGGACCAGCCGTCGGTGGTGCCGTGGCGGTCGAGCGCCGCGCAGGCCTGGCTGGAGCTGGGCAACCGCGGGCAGGCCCGCAAACTGCTCGACGCGCAGCTCGCGCTCGCCGGTCAGGACCACCCGCGCGTGCGCGGCATCTCCCTGCGGGTGCTGGCCGCGGCGAGCGATCCCGGCCAGCGACCGCAGCTGGTCGCCGAAGCGGTCAAACTGCTGGAGTCCTGCGGTGACCGGCTCGAGCGGACCAAGGCGTTGCAGTTGCTGACCGGCGATCGGCGGCAGCCGGCCCCGCGTACGCCCCGGCCCAAGCCCGCGCGACCGGCGAGCGAAGTGGCACGCGGACTGGACAAGCTGAGCGAGTCCGAGAGCCGGGTCGCCGCGCTGGCGGTGTGCGGCTGCTCGAACCGGGAAATCGCCGGGAAGCTCTACATCACGGTGTCCACAGTGGAGCAACACCTGACCAGGACCTACCGGAAGCTGGGCATCAAGCGGCGGTGTGATCTGCCGATCGAGCTGCAGACGCTGGCGATCCCGAGCAGTCAGGGCGTGCAGAGCGCGTGA
- a CDS encoding AfsR/SARP family transcriptional regulator, with protein MDIRVLGPLEVQFCGRSVSPTAAKERKLLAMLTVHAGQLVPDTALFEELWGADVPRSARTTLQTYVLHLRSMIGAAGAGAEDGRTCDPKAVLAREVGGYVLRDEGFTIDVKEFDRLAEAGHRAREAGDFAGASEKFGRALALWRGRALADVMPGGMLEVEVHRLEEARLCVLDRRIDADLRLGRHHELLGELTALVARNPTHEGLHGHLMLALHRAGRRGDAIEVYLRLRTRLVEGLGLEPSLSLRRLHRCILTSDQEPTRPGEAFPALTA; from the coding sequence ATGGACATCCGGGTGCTGGGTCCGCTTGAAGTCCAGTTTTGCGGTAGATCGGTTTCGCCGACCGCCGCCAAGGAGCGCAAGCTCCTCGCCATGCTCACCGTGCACGCCGGTCAGCTCGTCCCGGACACGGCGTTGTTCGAGGAGTTGTGGGGCGCTGACGTGCCACGGAGCGCCCGGACCACCCTCCAGACCTACGTGCTCCACCTGCGGTCCATGATCGGTGCCGCGGGCGCCGGAGCCGAGGACGGGCGCACCTGCGACCCGAAAGCGGTCCTCGCGCGGGAGGTAGGGGGCTATGTTCTCCGTGATGAGGGGTTCACGATCGACGTCAAGGAGTTCGACCGGCTCGCCGAAGCCGGCCACCGGGCTCGCGAGGCCGGCGATTTCGCCGGGGCGTCGGAGAAGTTCGGGCGCGCGCTGGCGCTCTGGCGCGGTCGCGCGCTGGCCGACGTGATGCCCGGGGGGATGCTCGAGGTCGAGGTGCACCGCCTGGAGGAGGCCAGGTTGTGCGTGCTCGACCGCCGGATCGACGCCGACCTCCGGCTCGGCAGGCACCACGAGCTGCTCGGTGAACTCACCGCGCTGGTCGCCAGGAACCCGACGCACGAGGGGCTGCACGGCCACCTCATGCTGGCGCTGCACCGGGCCGGCCGCCGCGGCGACGCCATCGAGGTCTACCTGCGGTTGCGCACCCGGCTGGTGGAGGGGCTGGGACTCGAGCCATCGTTGTCCCTGCGTCGACTGCACCGGTGCATCCTCACCTCCGATCAGGAGCCGACCCGGCCCGGGGAAGCCTTCCCCGCGCTGACCGCGTGA
- a CDS encoding ScbR family autoregulator-binding transcription factor: MAKQHRSEQTRNEIVRCAARLFDRDGFPTASMSEISQAAGVTKGAVYFHFASKDELVGAVQELGCVMLESHAAKLASNEDSPLQTVIDLTHTLAAWLDASPVIRACMRTARECADRGAPFSDFYQAFLKAIKDALTRASAAGELKTGLTQDAVLTQVVAAATGLEVLWWAGTLPRPRTEAVSKVWEVLLPGIAVPARTGRIERTGSSTAAARPPVSFG; this comes from the coding sequence GTGGCCAAGCAGCATCGGTCAGAGCAGACCAGGAACGAGATCGTGAGGTGTGCCGCCAGGCTGTTCGACCGTGACGGCTTCCCGACCGCCAGCATGTCCGAGATCAGCCAGGCGGCCGGGGTGACCAAGGGCGCCGTCTACTTCCACTTCGCCTCGAAGGACGAACTCGTCGGCGCGGTGCAGGAACTCGGCTGCGTGATGCTGGAGTCGCACGCGGCCAAGCTCGCTTCCAACGAGGACTCCCCGCTGCAGACCGTGATCGACCTGACCCACACGCTCGCCGCGTGGCTGGACGCCAGCCCGGTGATCCGCGCCTGCATGCGCACCGCGCGGGAGTGCGCCGACCGCGGCGCCCCGTTCAGCGACTTCTACCAGGCCTTCCTCAAGGCCATCAAGGACGCGCTCACGCGCGCGAGCGCCGCCGGCGAGCTCAAGACCGGGCTGACGCAGGACGCCGTGCTGACCCAGGTGGTCGCCGCCGCCACCGGCCTCGAAGTGCTCTGGTGGGCGGGCACCCTGCCCCGGCCGCGCACCGAAGCGGTCAGCAAGGTCTGGGAGGTGCTGCTGCCCGGCATCGCGGTGCCCGCGCGCACCGGCCGGATCGAGCGCACCGGCAGTTCCACCGCGGCGGCGCGCCCGCCGGTCAGCTTCGGCTGA
- a CDS encoding ScbR family autoregulator-binding transcription factor: MPKQERAELTRTAILDAAAMVFDERGFQGGTLTDIIAGAGVTKGALYFHFSSKEEIAKAIISEQFTIWTPPDDPDLVTLQTAIDLSHGMGLSLQNNPRVRAGIRLVIEQGTFSTPTPDAYKNWIGLVQTCLESAARQGDLRPDLDPNEVATFIIASFTGVQISSEVLTQREDISERLTTMWRLTLPGIVPPRRLHKFHPEGSNFAEPESQPDTEPEPEPANGVSRS; encoded by the coding sequence GTGCCCAAGCAGGAACGGGCCGAGCTCACGCGAACGGCCATCCTGGATGCGGCGGCGATGGTGTTCGACGAGCGCGGGTTCCAGGGCGGCACCCTGACCGACATCATCGCGGGCGCCGGCGTCACGAAGGGAGCGTTGTACTTCCACTTCTCCTCGAAGGAGGAGATCGCCAAGGCGATCATCTCCGAGCAGTTCACCATCTGGACCCCGCCGGACGACCCCGACCTGGTGACCCTGCAGACCGCGATCGACCTGTCCCACGGGATGGGCCTCAGCCTGCAGAACAACCCCCGCGTGCGCGCGGGCATCCGGCTGGTCATCGAGCAGGGCACCTTCTCCACCCCGACGCCCGACGCCTACAAGAACTGGATCGGGCTGGTGCAGACCTGCCTGGAAAGCGCCGCGCGGCAGGGGGACCTGCGCCCGGACCTGGACCCGAACGAGGTCGCGACGTTCATCATCGCCTCGTTCACCGGCGTGCAGATCAGCTCCGAGGTGCTCACCCAGCGCGAGGACATCTCCGAGCGGCTGACCACGATGTGGCGGCTCACGCTGCCGGGCATCGTGCCCCCGCGGCGGCTGCACAAGTTCCACCCGGAGGGCTCGAACTTCGCCGAGCCGGAGTCGCAGCCGGACACCGAGCCGGAACCCGAGCCGGCGAACGGGGTCAGCCGAAGCTGA
- a CDS encoding ScbA/BarX family gamma-butyrolactone biosynthesis protein, with protein MTAMMTRPAGDVVTATPEFGNAVVSQRSDVMFDRTIPRALVHRAAVSEVFLTDLCALDDTEFQVGAQWPRGHSFFSLLRPDYHDPLLMAETIRQAGLLIAHSEFGVALDWKFIVHRQSFSLGSDGLRLGARPADIVLAVTCHDLKRRGKRVAGGHLELNCYRDGERIGSGGAVWSAVSPSAYRRLRGERAGAVTEVEPLAGVAPATVGRDRARDVVLAPGDREWVLRVDQSHPVMFDHPVDHVPGMVTMEAARQAAKLVVGQPDALPVGCDFHFEHYLELDAPALVNATEVTAVRSGVRSVEVVFGQAGRTAAFGTVDLLVHG; from the coding sequence ATGACAGCGATGATGACCCGGCCGGCTGGGGATGTGGTCACGGCGACGCCGGAGTTCGGTAACGCCGTGGTCTCACAGCGGTCCGACGTCATGTTCGACCGGACGATCCCTCGGGCACTGGTGCACCGCGCGGCCGTCTCCGAGGTGTTCCTGACCGACCTGTGCGCGCTCGACGACACCGAGTTCCAGGTGGGCGCGCAGTGGCCGCGTGGCCACAGCTTCTTCAGCCTCTTGAGACCGGACTACCACGACCCGCTGCTGATGGCCGAAACCATCCGCCAGGCCGGGTTGCTCATCGCGCACTCCGAGTTCGGGGTCGCGCTGGACTGGAAGTTCATCGTGCACCGGCAGAGCTTCTCGCTCGGCTCGGACGGGCTCCGGCTCGGCGCGCGGCCCGCCGACATCGTGCTCGCGGTGACCTGCCACGACCTCAAGCGGCGGGGCAAGCGCGTGGCGGGCGGGCACCTGGAGCTCAACTGCTACCGCGACGGCGAGCGCATCGGGTCCGGTGGCGCGGTGTGGAGCGCGGTCTCCCCGTCGGCCTACCGGCGCCTGCGCGGCGAACGCGCCGGGGCGGTGACCGAGGTCGAGCCGCTTGCCGGGGTCGCGCCCGCCACCGTCGGCCGGGACCGCGCACGCGATGTCGTGCTGGCGCCGGGAGATCGCGAGTGGGTGCTGCGCGTGGACCAGTCGCACCCGGTGATGTTCGACCACCCGGTGGACCACGTGCCCGGCATGGTGACCATGGAAGCCGCGCGGCAGGCGGCGAAACTGGTCGTCGGGCAGCCGGACGCGCTGCCGGTCGGCTGCGACTTCCACTTCGAGCACTACCTGGAGCTGGACGCGCCGGCGCTGGTCAACGCGACGGAGGTGACCGCGGTCAGATCGGGCGTCCGCTCGGTGGAGGTGGTGTTCGGCCAGGCCGGGCGCACCGCCGCCTTCGGCACGGTCGACTTGCTGGTGCACGGCTGA
- a CDS encoding NAD-dependent epimerase/dehydratase family protein: MGGAVGGLGGKPVLLTGATGFIGSAVVRELRRVGWFDWGPPLVVLSRSPPDWLAGSGVEVVKGDLAEPSGLRGIADGISTVIHIAAQIGGDAERCRRVNHDGTKFLLEEAEKAGIRRFLYMSTTAVYGHGPHRGISESLLAPEPVSATSLSRAHAEREVRKFGGTVLRPHLVYGPGDTWFVPGLCRLVQAVPAWIDRGAARTSVIDVDDLAGLVVRLMGLSWGKSRGAVFHANHPRPVTVREVVSTVCGELGLRLPVRNLSAEAHRARTRKVLPGLTDHQFDLLARDHWYDSERLWRRTDVDPGGGFAEKFARSAGWYRTHISPDAEEPVDIGVPET, encoded by the coding sequence ATGGGCGGAGCCGTGGGGGGACTGGGGGGAAAGCCGGTCCTGCTGACCGGGGCGACCGGGTTCATCGGGTCCGCGGTGGTGCGCGAACTGCGGCGGGTGGGCTGGTTCGACTGGGGCCCGCCACTGGTGGTGCTGAGCCGGTCGCCACCGGACTGGCTGGCCGGTTCCGGCGTCGAGGTGGTCAAGGGTGATCTCGCCGAGCCTTCGGGCCTGCGCGGGATCGCCGACGGCATCTCGACCGTCATCCACATCGCCGCGCAGATCGGCGGCGACGCCGAGCGGTGCCGCCGGGTCAACCACGACGGCACGAAGTTCCTGTTGGAGGAAGCGGAAAAGGCGGGCATCCGGCGCTTCCTGTACATGAGCACGACGGCGGTCTACGGGCACGGGCCGCACCGCGGGATCAGCGAGTCGCTCCTGGCGCCCGAACCGGTTTCGGCGACCAGCCTGAGCCGCGCGCACGCGGAACGAGAGGTGCGGAAGTTCGGCGGCACGGTGCTCCGGCCGCACCTGGTCTACGGGCCCGGTGACACCTGGTTCGTGCCCGGGTTGTGCCGGTTGGTGCAGGCGGTCCCGGCGTGGATCGACCGCGGTGCGGCCCGCACTTCGGTGATCGACGTGGACGACCTCGCCGGGCTCGTGGTGCGGTTGATGGGGTTGTCGTGGGGCAAGAGCCGGGGTGCGGTGTTCCACGCCAACCACCCGCGGCCGGTGACCGTGCGGGAGGTGGTCAGCACGGTGTGCGGGGAACTGGGCCTGCGCCTGCCGGTGCGGAACCTCAGCGCCGAGGCGCACCGGGCACGCACGCGGAAGGTGCTGCCGGGGTTGACCGACCACCAGTTCGACCTGCTGGCCAGGGACCACTGGTACGACAGCGAACGCCTGTGGCGGCGCACCGACGTGGACCCGGGCGGCGGCTTCGCGGAGAAGTTCGCGCGGTCCGCCGGGTGGTACCGGACGCACATCTCGCCCGACGCCGAAGAGCCGGTGGACATCGGTGTCCCGGAGACGTGA
- the dusB gene encoding tRNA dihydrouridine synthase DusB, with the protein MEGMTATLSKPGLKIGPYEVDPPVVLAPMAGITNVAFRKLCQEYGAGIYVCEMITARAVVERHPGTMHMMTFGEHEKPRSMQLYGVDPKTMREAVKIIVGENLADHIDSNFGCPVAKVTRKGGGAALPFKRKLFADIVRESAKAAGEVPFTVKFRVGIDDEHFTYLDAGRIAEAEGAAAVSLHARTAAQRYSGQADWTKIAALKEAVTSIPVLGNGDIFSADDALRMVAETGCDGVVVGRGCLGRPWLFGELEAAFAGRERPTPPNLGQVAAVLRRHAELLVEHDGASKAMRDLRKHMAWYLMGFPVGSELRRGFAMVSSMDELDDLIARLDHDAPFPADAEGPRGRQGSPGKVTLPHGWLDDPDDNCVPEAEDMHSGG; encoded by the coding sequence ATGGAGGGCATGACCGCCACCCTGAGCAAGCCCGGCCTGAAGATCGGACCCTACGAGGTCGATCCCCCGGTCGTGCTCGCGCCGATGGCCGGCATCACCAACGTGGCCTTCCGCAAGCTGTGCCAGGAGTACGGCGCCGGCATCTACGTCTGCGAGATGATCACCGCCCGCGCGGTCGTCGAGCGGCACCCCGGCACGATGCACATGATGACCTTCGGCGAGCACGAGAAGCCCAGGTCCATGCAGCTCTACGGGGTCGACCCGAAGACCATGCGCGAAGCGGTCAAGATCATCGTCGGGGAGAACCTCGCCGACCACATCGACAGCAACTTCGGCTGCCCGGTGGCCAAGGTGACGCGCAAGGGCGGCGGCGCGGCGCTGCCGTTCAAGCGCAAGCTCTTCGCCGACATCGTGCGCGAGTCGGCGAAGGCGGCGGGCGAGGTGCCGTTCACGGTCAAGTTCCGCGTCGGCATCGACGACGAGCACTTCACCTACCTCGACGCCGGGCGCATCGCCGAGGCCGAGGGCGCCGCCGCGGTCAGCCTGCACGCCCGCACCGCCGCGCAGCGCTACTCCGGTCAGGCCGACTGGACGAAGATCGCCGCGCTCAAGGAAGCCGTCACCAGCATCCCGGTGCTCGGCAACGGCGACATCTTCTCCGCGGACGACGCGCTGCGCATGGTGGCCGAGACCGGCTGCGACGGTGTCGTCGTCGGCCGCGGCTGCCTCGGCAGGCCGTGGCTGTTCGGCGAACTGGAAGCCGCCTTCGCCGGGCGCGAGCGGCCCACGCCGCCGAACCTCGGCCAGGTCGCGGCCGTGCTGCGCCGCCACGCCGAACTGCTCGTCGAGCACGACGGCGCCAGCAAGGCCATGCGCGACCTGCGCAAGCACATGGCCTGGTACCTGATGGGCTTCCCGGTCGGCTCGGAACTCCGCCGCGGTTTCGCGATGGTCTCCTCGATGGACGAACTCGACGACCTGATCGCCCGCCTCGACCACGACGCGCCCTTCCCCGCCGACGCCGAGGGCCCGCGCGGGCGCCAGGGTTCGCCGGGCAAGGTCACCCTCCCGCACGGCTGGCTCGACGACCCCGACGACAACTGCGTCCCCGAAGCCGAGGACATGCACTCCGGCGGCTGA
- a CDS encoding superoxide dismutase family protein, protein MRRLVPALLAVPLLALAAPASAAPGDFEVVTASGVFGSAAPAYTYQPDLVPAGATARVFAASAPELGTSVTLLVTGLRADREYGAHAHTRPCGASGTNAGPHYQKQVDPVSPSVDPAYANPENEIWLDLTTDRTGTGIGATHVGWQFDTDRRAGSVVVHETHTHTDPGHAGTAGARLACLNVTF, encoded by the coding sequence ATGCGACGTCTGGTCCCCGCCTTGCTTGCCGTGCCCTTGCTCGCCCTCGCCGCGCCGGCCTCGGCCGCTCCCGGCGATTTCGAGGTGGTCACGGCTTCCGGCGTGTTCGGCTCCGCGGCCCCGGCGTACACATACCAGCCGGACCTGGTCCCGGCAGGCGCGACAGCTCGCGTCTTCGCGGCCTCGGCCCCGGAGTTGGGCACCAGCGTCACCCTGCTCGTGACCGGCCTGCGGGCCGACCGCGAGTACGGCGCGCACGCCCACACCCGCCCGTGCGGTGCTTCCGGCACGAACGCGGGCCCGCACTACCAGAAGCAGGTGGACCCGGTCTCGCCCTCGGTCGACCCGGCGTACGCCAACCCGGAGAACGAGATCTGGCTGGACCTCACCACCGACCGCACCGGCACCGGCATCGGCGCCACCCACGTCGGCTGGCAGTTCGACACCGACCGGCGCGCGGGCTCGGTGGTCGTGCACGAAACCCACACGCACACCGATCCCGGCCACGCCGGCACCGCGGGCGCGCGCCTCGCGTGCCTGAACGTCACCTTCTGA
- a CDS encoding DMT family transporter — translation MTTERTPADRTWLVAVAAALWGTDGLLRLPLAHALPPATVVFWEHLIVVLALSPLVPRALRALRACGPREWIAVLVIGGGSSALATALFTAAFRTGDPVTPLVLQKLQPVFVVLAAFFLLRERIRPGYALFAVPALLGAWLLAFKNPLDIELSALRAALLAIGAAVLWAAGTVLGRLVSHSLPARDVTVLRFTVGLPVSAAIVGLQGVSFLPGWANVPGLLLLSFIPGLLALSLYYAGLRTTPASRATLAELAFPVTAAVIGVAFLGTTLTVTQWLGLLIVVAAVTSLGWHEKVRAKPMVLEPVH, via the coding sequence GTGACAACGGAACGAACTCCGGCGGACCGGACCTGGCTGGTGGCGGTCGCCGCCGCGCTCTGGGGGACCGACGGCCTGCTGCGCCTGCCACTGGCCCACGCCCTCCCGCCGGCGACCGTGGTGTTCTGGGAACACCTCATCGTCGTGCTCGCGCTCTCCCCGCTCGTCCCCCGCGCGCTGCGGGCGTTGCGCGCCTGCGGCCCGCGCGAGTGGATCGCCGTGCTGGTCATCGGCGGTGGCTCGTCGGCGCTGGCCACGGCCCTGTTCACCGCGGCTTTCCGCACCGGCGACCCGGTCACGCCGCTGGTGCTGCAGAAGCTGCAGCCGGTGTTCGTCGTGCTCGCCGCCTTCTTCCTGCTGCGCGAGCGCATCCGCCCCGGCTACGCCCTGTTCGCCGTCCCCGCGCTGCTCGGCGCCTGGCTGCTGGCGTTCAAGAACCCGCTCGACATCGAGCTCAGCGCCCTGCGCGCGGCCCTGCTCGCGATCGGCGCCGCGGTGCTGTGGGCGGCGGGCACCGTGCTCGGCAGGCTCGTCTCGCACAGCCTGCCCGCCAGGGACGTCACCGTGCTGCGGTTCACCGTCGGCCTCCCGGTTTCCGCCGCGATCGTCGGCTTGCAGGGCGTTTCGTTCCTACCTGGTTGGGCGAACGTGCCCGGTCTGCTGCTGCTCTCCTTCATCCCGGGTCTCCTCGCGCTCAGCCTCTACTACGCCGGCCTGCGCACCACCCCGGCTTCGCGCGCGACGCTCGCCGAACTCGCCTTCCCGGTGACGGCCGCGGTGATCGGCGTCGCCTTCCTCGGCACCACGCTGACCGTCACGCAGTGGCTCGGCCTGCTCATCGTGGTCGCCGCGGTGACCTCGCTCGGCTGGCACGAGAAGGTGCGCGCCAAGCCGATGGTGCTGGAGCCGGTTCACTAA
- the lysA gene encoding diaminopimelate decarboxylase — translation MTLAELLPSLGCAVADRLDPAEWPPGTRIGRGGELEFAGVPVTQLAARFGTPAYLLDEAYVRHQARAYRDALPEAEIAFAGKALCTKSVLRWVAEEGLSLDTCSGGEIAVARAAGFPADRILLHGNVKTPEDLKTALGYGVGRIVLDSLDEIEQLGTLAHGRQEVLIRVVPDVDGGTHAAITTGTEGQKFGFSLLPRVTDNLDRAVAAVLAQPSLRLTGLHCHIGSQVSRVDAYELAARRMVRALVHVRETYGLELTHLDLGGGHAVGFDLHGYTRRLRVALSYECSVHDFPVPRLTIEPGRAIVARAGITLYRVCAVKRGSRTFVAVDGGMSDNPRPALYGARYTARLANRGSRAERQSMVVVGRHCESGDILAKDVPLPADIHAGDLLAVPGTGAYHHALASNYNQVGRPPLVGVRDGVASLLVRRETEEDLLARDLG, via the coding sequence GTGACCCTCGCCGAGTTGCTCCCCAGCCTGGGCTGTGCCGTCGCGGACCGGCTGGATCCCGCCGAATGGCCGCCCGGCACCCGGATCGGGCGGGGCGGTGAGCTCGAGTTCGCCGGGGTGCCGGTGACCCAGCTCGCCGCCCGCTTCGGCACGCCCGCCTACCTGCTCGACGAGGCGTACGTCCGTCATCAGGCGCGGGCGTACCGCGACGCCTTGCCGGAGGCGGAGATCGCCTTCGCCGGCAAGGCGCTGTGCACCAAGTCCGTGCTGCGCTGGGTCGCGGAGGAGGGCCTTTCGCTGGACACCTGCTCCGGCGGCGAGATCGCCGTGGCCAGGGCGGCCGGATTCCCCGCGGACCGGATCCTCCTGCACGGCAACGTGAAGACCCCGGAGGACCTGAAGACCGCGCTCGGGTACGGCGTCGGCCGGATCGTGCTGGACTCGCTCGACGAGATCGAGCAGCTCGGCACGCTGGCGCACGGCCGCCAGGAGGTGCTGATCCGCGTGGTGCCCGATGTGGACGGTGGCACGCACGCCGCGATCACCACCGGCACCGAGGGGCAGAAGTTCGGCTTCTCCCTGCTGCCGCGCGTGACCGACAACCTCGACCGCGCGGTCGCCGCCGTGCTCGCGCAACCGTCGCTGCGGCTGACCGGGCTGCACTGCCACATCGGTTCGCAGGTGTCCAGAGTGGACGCCTACGAGCTGGCGGCGCGGCGGATGGTCCGGGCGCTGGTGCACGTCCGCGAGACCTACGGGCTGGAGCTGACCCACCTGGACCTCGGGGGCGGGCACGCCGTCGGCTTCGACCTGCACGGGTACACGCGACGGCTGCGGGTCGCGCTGTCCTACGAGTGCTCGGTGCACGACTTCCCGGTGCCACGCCTGACCATCGAGCCGGGACGGGCGATCGTCGCGCGGGCGGGCATCACGCTGTACCGGGTGTGCGCGGTGAAGCGCGGCAGCCGCACGTTCGTCGCGGTCGACGGCGGCATGAGCGACAACCCGCGCCCGGCCCTGTACGGCGCCCGCTACACCGCGCGGCTGGCGAACCGGGGTTCACGCGCGGAACGGCAGTCGATGGTGGTCGTCGGGCGGCACTGCGAATCGGGCGACATCCTCGCCAAGGACGTGCCCCTGCCCGCCGACATCCACGCCGGTGACCTGCTCGCGGTGCCGGGCACGGGCGCCTACCACCACGCACTGGCGTCGAACTACAACCAGGTCGGACGGCCGCCGCTGGTCGGCGTGCGCGACGGCGTCGCCTCCCTGCTCGTCCGCCGGGAAACCGAAGAGGACCTGCTCGCGCGCGACCTCGGTTAG